The Streptomyces sp. HUAS MG91 sequence TCGGCGACGCCGTCGCCGTCGTCGTCGGCGCTGCTGGCCGTACGGACGTCCCCGTAGTCGGTGGCGAGCTGCTCGCGAGGGGCGAGGACCGTGGTGCTATCGGCCGCGTAGGAGTACAGGGCGCCCCTGGTGTCGATGGCGAACATGCCGAAGACGGCGGCGGTTTGGGGCGCGGCGGCTACGGAGGTGCGGGTGGAAGCGGGTGCGATGCCCTGGGCGGCCCGCGTGATCCGGAAGGCGTCGGACGACGTGGACGCCGCGCCGGTGTCCGCCGACGCGGTGCCGGCCGCGACGGCTATCAGGGTTGTGGTGACGAGAACGATCCCCAGCCGTGAGAAGGGTCTGGGGAGCGGTTGTCGGTGGTGCCTGGCATCAGGGTCTCCTCTGCGCAAAGACGGGCCGGCATCCCTGAACGAGCGGTACAACCGTCGCCTGTGACGGCACGTCACACTTCAGGCAGGCCGCGGATCACTGTTCGGAGTGAATGCCTCGCAGAGCTTGTCATATGCATTTACTGTGTGCCTAGTGTGAGTTTCCAGTGGCGTATCAGTGAAGATCGCGCCTTGTTGATGCGGCCGGACGACCGCCTCGCGCCGGTTCGTCGTGCTGTCGACTCGATTGCTGCACGGCCGGATCGAGGTCGTCATGTCAGGCCCATGACATATACGCCCGTCGATGGCGGTGCGTGGGGGGAATCGGGTTGAGACTCGACAGATCGTCAAGTGGGCACAGTAGACGAAGATTTGCCCGGCTCGCGCCGGCGCTGACCTCCGTCACCGCGCTGGCTCTGATCACAGGGCTGGCTGCGCAACCGGACGCCCTGACACCGAAGCAGGGCGACCGTACCGAAAAGGTCGGTTACGACTGGTACGAGGACACAGCCGCGGAGCAGCTGCGGCAGGACCAGTGCCTGATGAACGGCGTGCTGCAACTGGGCGGCACAACCATGGCGGCTGTCGCTCAAGATGCCCTCAACCAGCCGGCGGACCAGCTGCATGTGCTGGCCAACCGAGAGCACTGGGAGGACACGCCGCTCAGCAAGGCCTACGACGCGGACAAGGCCTCCGCCAGGAAGGCCATGGACGATTTCGACACCCTGAAAACTGGGTGGTACGACAAACTCGCCGGCCTGGACGCGCCCGGCGGGTTCACCGAGTCCGAATTCCACTGGCCGCCCGGCTCGGGCGGCGACGGCAAGAAGGACTTCTACGATCAGACCGGGCTCGGGCAGTGGGTCGCGAACCGGTTCTGGCAGCAGGACAGTGACTTCTACGAGGACCCGACTCCGCTCGCCGACACGGCGACGAAGAACGCGGTGAAGGCTCTCGGGGCTCCGCTCTACGGCGCCGATACGGACGGATCGAGTGCGGAGTACGACCGTCACCAGGCCTACGACGTTCTGACGAACTGGAGTCTGGAGCCGACCGGTGCGGACAACGCCCGGATCTTCCTGGAGTCGGGCGGCTTCCCGACCTCGGCGCCGGAGTCGGACAGCGCGGAGTTCCGGATCGGGGTCGAGAACCTCAAGACCCGGTTCGCCGCGTGCGCGTGGCGTGACCCGATCGACCCCGACCGGGTACTGGGTGAGGAAGAGAGCACCTCCGCCGCGGAGTGGCAGCAGGAGATCGCCTCTCAGGCCGCGCAGCGCAACCAGATCCTGAGCGCCAACACCACGGCCGCCAAGGCGCTCGTCTCGGGATCGAAGATCCTCGGGAACATGCTGGGCAACTCCTGGGTGGCCGACCATGTCGTCCGCTGGCAGTCCTACTGGGCTCCCGGTGGGGCAGGCAAGGGCGAGGCGTTCCCGCCGGACGCGGCCCAGTTCACCAAAGCGAAGAACAGCCTGGCGCAGGCGCAGTCGGTCACCAAGGCGCAGCTGATTCTGCTCAAGCAGCAGGCGGCAGCCGCGAAACGTGCGGTGACCACCAGCGATACCGCGGTGACGGACGCGAACGCGATCGCCGATGCCAACGGGGCGCCGCGCGGTCGGGGTCTTCTCGTGGCTCAGCAGAAGGCGCAGGTCACGCACGGCATCGCGGCGGCACTGGACGCCATGGTGATTGCCGGGCAGACGACCGAGGCGGCGACGCATGCATCCGCTGCCGACAGTGCCACGATCGCGCAGCGCGCCATCGCGCAGGCCGCGCAGACCAAGGCGGAGTTCCGCAAGGAGGCCGCGCAGTACGCCGAGTTGCAGGCCAAGTGGGCGGCGGCGTCCGCGAAGCTGCACCGCGACAACGCCAAGGCGGACAAGGAGACCGCCGAGGCGAAGCTGGCGGAGGCGCTGACGGCGGAGGGCGACGCGAAGGCTGCCGCGGAGGACGCGCACAAGAAGCGGCTCGCGGCCGAGGCCGAGGAGAAGACGGCCAAGGAAGAGAAGGAGACGGCGGCCGCCAAGCAGGCGGAGGCCGCTCGGCACCGCAAGGACGCCGAGGGCTACAACACCACCGCGCAGGACGCCAAGAAGAAGGCCGAGACCGCGGCCGACACCGCCTCGGCCCGGCGCAAGGACGCGGAGACCGCGCGCGACGACGCCAAGGACAAGCGCGACGACGCGTGGGACGCGGAGCAGAAGGCCGACGCCGCGCGCGCCAAGGCCGACGCCAAGGACGCCTACGCCGACTCACTGGACGCGGGCGACGCGGCAACCGCCGCGCGCGCGGCGGCCGATGAGGCGGACCGGCAGGCGACCACGGCGGAGACGGCGGCGAAGAACGCCCGCGCCTCGGCGGACGCCGCCACCCAGGCGGCAGCCGACGCGGACGCGGCAGCCACCCGCGCCGAGGCTGCCGCGGGCCGCGCCCGCGCCGACTCCGACGCCGCCCAGGCCGACAAGGCGACGGCGGACGCCGCGGTGCGCACCGCGACCAGCGCCGCCGCCGACGCGATCGCCGCCTCGAAGGACGCGGCAGCCGAGGCCGCCGCGGCGGTCAAGGACGCCGCCGAGGCGGAGAAGCACGCCAAGGAGGCCAGGACCCAGGCCGACGAGGCGCTGAAGCAGTCCGTCATCGCGCGCGTGGCGGCCGCCAAGGCGGCCGGCTTCGCCTACACGACCGCCCAGGCGGCGGTCGACGCCCGCCAGTCCGCGGCGCTCGTCGCGACCCCGGCCAACGACGCGATCCAGCTCGGCTCCCCGTACGTCACCAAGGACTCCGCGGCCGGACTGGTCGTTCTCGCGGGCCAGGGCGCCAAGACCATCGCCGAACAGCAGGCGGCGGTCGCCGACGCCCACGCCGCGAACGCGGCGAAGGAGGCGGCACTCGCCAAGTCCCTCGCGGACAAGGCCTCGGCGGACGCCAAGGCGGCACTCCAGGCGGCGGCAGGCGCGGCAGCGGCCGCCTCCGAGGCCCAGGGCTACGCGAAGGAGGCCCTCGGCTACTCGGCGGCGGCCGCCCTGGCAGCGTCCAAGGCCACCCAGTCCCTGACCCGCACCATCGAGTACGACCGCCAGGCCACCGCCGACGCGGCAGCGGCCGACGCGGCAGCGGGCCGCGCCGAGGGCTACGCCACCGACGCCCGCAACTCGGCCGACGAGGCGGCCCTGGACGCGGAGGCGGCCCGCAACGCGGCCTCCCAGGCCGAAGCGGCGGCGAAGGACGCGCGCGACGCGGCGAACCGGGCGGA is a genomic window containing:
- a CDS encoding polymorphic toxin-type HINT domain-containing protein encodes the protein MRLDRSSSGHSRRRFARLAPALTSVTALALITGLAAQPDALTPKQGDRTEKVGYDWYEDTAAEQLRQDQCLMNGVLQLGGTTMAAVAQDALNQPADQLHVLANREHWEDTPLSKAYDADKASARKAMDDFDTLKTGWYDKLAGLDAPGGFTESEFHWPPGSGGDGKKDFYDQTGLGQWVANRFWQQDSDFYEDPTPLADTATKNAVKALGAPLYGADTDGSSAEYDRHQAYDVLTNWSLEPTGADNARIFLESGGFPTSAPESDSAEFRIGVENLKTRFAACAWRDPIDPDRVLGEEESTSAAEWQQEIASQAAQRNQILSANTTAAKALVSGSKILGNMLGNSWVADHVVRWQSYWAPGGAGKGEAFPPDAAQFTKAKNSLAQAQSVTKAQLILLKQQAAAAKRAVTTSDTAVTDANAIADANGAPRGRGLLVAQQKAQVTHGIAAALDAMVIAGQTTEAATHASAADSATIAQRAIAQAAQTKAEFRKEAAQYAELQAKWAAASAKLHRDNAKADKETAEAKLAEALTAEGDAKAAAEDAHKKRLAAEAEEKTAKEEKETAAAKQAEAARHRKDAEGYNTTAQDAKKKAETAADTASARRKDAETARDDAKDKRDDAWDAEQKADAARAKADAKDAYADSLDAGDAATAARAAADEADRQATTAETAAKNARASADAATQAAADADAAATRAEAAAGRARADSDAAQADKATADAAVRTATSAAADAIAASKDAAAEAAAAVKDAAEAEKHAKEARTQADEALKQSVIARVAAAKAAGFAYTTAQAAVDARQSAALVATPANDAIQLGSPYVTKDSAAGLVVLAGQGAKTIAEQQAAVADAHAANAAKEAALAKSLADKASADAKAALQAAAGAAAAASEAQGYAKEALGYSAAAALAASKATQSLTRTIEYDRQATADAAAADAAAGRAEGYATDARNSADEAALDAEAARNAASQAEAAAKDARDAANRADADATAAEEAAKEADKYAKEAQDTADRTEREQANQQVSSGAGTGIGGVFYVIDKTDVTDVHQDNDCKVDVGLGGCSVDFTVHFTATVSFYMCTNPDVPATESGCPLSDTLFLKTTQFPDMKQTVNRFFTNWELIEGITKAIAKVAWDVLVQDFIDCYHGSASGCAWAATNFIPGKKLEDIAQAIRALDGAMRTGVGVSDAFKALKALDMDAEALADIERSVNTYEDLLTACKVNSFPADTRVLMADGTRKKIGEIRKDDLVRATDPDTGLTVSEPVTRTFGHDTDHLVDITVAGGNRISSTTGHRFYVAGRGWTRVSELRVGDSLRSPDGTLRPVTDLRDRSGLTPRKVYDMTVDGLHSFYVAVGQASVLVHNCNDLVADNRAFPGLAHVIGEHVNVSDARAFELATEKGVNSVFIDEQTAQQVVDYALANKANEITKWRSGREQRKTLTGTFGARNSLGKVFHADGTITTAGNRYKIILQRAKGHSNGFYVYTAYPE